One Podarcis raffonei isolate rPodRaf1 chromosome 18, rPodRaf1.pri, whole genome shotgun sequence genomic window carries:
- the RAB8A gene encoding ras-related protein Rab-8A, with the protein MAKTYDYLFKLLLIGDSGVGKTCALFRFSEDAFNATFISTIGIDFKIRTIELDGKKIKLQIWDTAGQERFRTITTAYYRGAMGIMLVYDITNEKSFENIRNWVRNIEEHASPDVEKMILGNKCDMNHKRQVSREQGEKLASSFGIKFMETSAKANINIENAFFTLARDIKAKMDKKLEGNSPQGSSQGVKITPELQKKTSFFRCTLL; encoded by the exons ATGGCGAAGACCTACGACTACCTCTTCAAGCTGCTGCTGATCGGCGACTCCGGGGTGGGGAAGACGTGCGCGCTCTTCCGCTTCAGCGAGGACGCCTTCAACGCCACCTTCATCTCCACCATCG GAATCGATTTCAAGATCCGGACAATAGAGCTCGATGGCAAGAAGATTAAGCTGCAGATCTG GGACACTGCTGGGCAGGAACGCTTCCGGACGATCACGACAGCTTACTACAGAGGAGCCAtg GGCATTATGCTGGTGTACGACATCACCAACGAGAAGTCGTTTGAAAACATTCGGAACTGGGTCAGAAACATTGAAGAG catgCGTCTCCAGATGTGGAAAAAATGATCCTCGGAAACAAGTGCGACATGAACCACAAGCGCCAGGTCTCCCGAGAGCAAGGAGAGAAG CTGGCCAGCAGCTTCGGCATCAAGTTCATGGAAACCAGCGCCAAGGCAAACATCAACATAGAGAAC GCGTTTTTCACTCTCGCCAGAGACATCAAGGCGAAAATGGACAAGAAACTG GAAGGCAACAGCCCTCAAGGCAGCAGCCAGGGGGTGAAGATCACCCCCGAGCTACAGAAGAAAACCAGCTTTTTCCGATGCACCCTCCTCTGA